In a single window of the Equus quagga isolate Etosha38 chromosome 7, UCLA_HA_Equagga_1.0, whole genome shotgun sequence genome:
- the SPINK1 gene encoding serine protease inhibitor Kazal-type 1 — MKVTGIFLLCALVLLSLSGDTRADSLGREAKCNNNAGGCTKIYNPVCGTDGNTYPNECILCVENQKRQMPVLIQRSGPC, encoded by the exons ATGAAGGTAACAGGcatctttcttctctgtgccttggtccTGCTGAGTTTATCTG GTGACACTAGAGCTGACTCCCTGGGAAGAGAG gcTAAATGTAACAATAATGCGGGTGGATGTACCAAGATCTATAACCCTGTCTGTGGGACTGATGGAAATACATATCCTAATGAATGCATTTTATGTGTGGAAAATCA GAAGCGCCAGATGCCTGTCCTCATTCAAAGATCTGGGCCTTGCTGA